A window of Kyrpidia spormannii genomic DNA:
ATGGATCCCCGCGCGGTCGAACTTTGGGAGCAATCCCTCTCCATACTCCGCACCCAGATCAGTCCAAACACCTTTGAAACGTGGCTCTTAAAGGCATCCCCGGTCACCCTGGATGCCAACACCCTGGTGGTTCGAGTTCCCAATATGCTGGCCCGGGACTGGCTCGAACGCCACTATACGCCTCTGGTGCAGGAAGCACTCTACACGATTCGCCGCGAGCCTTTGTACGTTCGATTTGTCCTGCCGGACTCGGTGCCCTACGAACAACCGGCCTCCCAGGCGACTTCTGCTTCTCCGGCGCCGATGAGGACTCATGACGACTTTCCACCACCCCAACTGAGCAGTAAATACACATTTGAAAGCTTTGTCGTCGGGGAGAATAATCGATTCGCTCACGCCGCCTGTCTCGCCGTGGCAGAAGCTCCATCCCTTTCTTATAACCCTTTGTTTATCTACGGTGGGGTGGGTCTTGGCAAGACGCACCTCATGCAGGCAATCGGGCATTACGTGTTGAAACATCATCCCGAAAAGCGCGTGGTGTACATATCCACCGAACAGTTTACGAACGAATTCATCAACGCCATTCTTTATAAAACCGTTCCCGACTTTCGCAATCGCTATCGCTCCGTCGACATTCTCCTTGTGGACGACGTTCAATTTCTCGCCGGCAAGGAACAAACCCAGGAGGAATTTTTCCACACATTTAATACACTGCACCTCGAGGGAAAGCAGATTGTCCTCTCGAGCGACAGACCTCCAAAGGAGATCCCTACCCTGGAGGACCGCTTGCGCTCCCGCTTTGAGTCAGGACTCATTACAGACATCCAACCCCCCGATTTTGAAACCCGGGTGGCGATTTTGCGCAAGAAAGCGAAGGCGGAAGGTCTGGATATCGGCGAGGACGTGATTTCGTTCATTGCTTCCAAAGTCAACACGAACATTCGGGAGCTAGAAGGAGCACTCATTCGCATCGTCGCCTACTCATCGGTGGTCAACCAAGACATGAATCCTGAATTGGCGGCTGAGGCCTTAAAGGACATCATCAATGCTGACCGCAAACAAACCATCACCGTCTCCGACATTCAAAAGGCGGTGGCCGAACAATTTTCTTTGCGCGTCGAGGATCTGAAGGCTAAGAAGCGCACGAAGTCGGTCGCTTTCCCCAGACAGATCGCCATGTATCTCGCCCGGGAAATGACCTCTTTATCCCTGCCACGAATTGGCATGGAGTTTGGGGGCCGCGACCACACCACGGTGATGCACGCCCACGAAAAAATCATTCGGGCCCAAGCGGAAGACCCTGATCTCGCCGAGTTGATCCAACATCTGAAAAACCGCTTGCTTCATGCGTAGAGTCATACACAGTGAGGACCTTAATGGAGCATGTTATCCACAGCCTCATCCACAAGAAAATCAGCGCAGCTGCAGGTTTCATTGGACTTGTCCACAATTTACCTGCACTGATTATGACGATGAATCTTATGTTTTTATCCTCTTACTCCTACCGTATGTAAACGCTAAGCCTTTTAGACCGCATCCAAGGAGGTTTTTCTCTTGCGAATCCACATTCACCAACAACGTCTAGGTGCTGCTTTGCAACAAGTGCAACGCGCAGTCTCCGCTCATTCCACCATGCCGATTCTGGGGGGCATCAAGCTGACTGCCGACGTGGACGGGCTTCGTTTGATGGCCACCAACCACGAAATCGCAGTCGAGACTTACCTCGCCGCGGA
This region includes:
- the dnaA gene encoding chromosomal replication initiator protein DnaA produces the protein MDPRAVELWEQSLSILRTQISPNTFETWLLKASPVTLDANTLVVRVPNMLARDWLERHYTPLVQEALYTIRREPLYVRFVLPDSVPYEQPASQATSASPAPMRTHDDFPPPQLSSKYTFESFVVGENNRFAHAACLAVAEAPSLSYNPLFIYGGVGLGKTHLMQAIGHYVLKHHPEKRVVYISTEQFTNEFINAILYKTVPDFRNRYRSVDILLVDDVQFLAGKEQTQEEFFHTFNTLHLEGKQIVLSSDRPPKEIPTLEDRLRSRFESGLITDIQPPDFETRVAILRKKAKAEGLDIGEDVISFIASKVNTNIRELEGALIRIVAYSSVVNQDMNPELAAEALKDIINADRKQTITVSDIQKAVAEQFSLRVEDLKAKKRTKSVAFPRQIAMYLAREMTSLSLPRIGMEFGGRDHTTVMHAHEKIIRAQAEDPDLAELIQHLKNRLLHA